The proteins below come from a single Roseiflexus sp. RS-1 genomic window:
- a CDS encoding amino acid ABC transporter substrate-binding protein, which yields MTHHTFRRQMLWAMLGAWIVALAVGACGQAPAAPAPTTAPAAPTTAPAAPTTAPAAPQGAPIKIGCSLPLTGAFADTGVWVQRGYEQWAEDVNAAGGLLGRPVELTIYDDESKTENAVNLLNRVISVDQADLLCGGYPGTAAAAQMAVAEKNQKVYVSMGGHMASFSQGFTYVFGAPPLMGQWWYEGLYGWLASLPEAERPKKAAVFTINNPVGAAILEPMPEKLSALGIEIVVNERYDVPLTDAAPLVTKAKGAEADIFFANGFFPDSVQIVKAMRALDYNPKLIAQGVGSIIPAWVQELGADGYYVFSGTAVHPSLPFEGISRLNEVARAKYNAPVAPIYFIFGYAWMQALQRGVEGAQTLDQTAIRDWLKANQITTVAGTFTFDERGLPPPYNYLTQVIDGKVELIWPPDVRTKEPIYPKPAWGQ from the coding sequence ATGACACATCACACGTTCCGCCGACAGATGCTCTGGGCTATGCTGGGTGCGTGGATTGTTGCGCTCGCGGTGGGTGCATGCGGTCAGGCGCCAGCTGCACCGGCGCCGACGACCGCACCGGCTGCGCCGACGACCGCACCGGCTGCGCCGACGACCGCACCGGCTGCGCCACAGGGAGCGCCGATCAAGATCGGTTGCTCCCTGCCATTGACCGGCGCCTTCGCCGACACCGGCGTCTGGGTGCAGCGCGGGTACGAACAATGGGCGGAGGATGTCAACGCTGCGGGCGGGTTGCTCGGTCGTCCGGTCGAACTGACAATCTACGACGACGAGAGCAAAACCGAGAACGCGGTCAATCTCCTCAACCGCGTTATCTCGGTCGATCAGGCGGATCTGTTGTGCGGCGGGTATCCTGGCACCGCCGCCGCCGCGCAGATGGCAGTCGCCGAAAAGAACCAGAAGGTCTATGTATCGATGGGCGGGCACATGGCGTCCTTCTCGCAGGGGTTCACCTATGTCTTTGGCGCGCCGCCGCTGATGGGGCAGTGGTGGTACGAAGGATTGTACGGATGGCTTGCCTCGCTCCCCGAAGCGGAACGACCAAAGAAGGCAGCGGTCTTCACCATCAACAATCCGGTCGGCGCTGCCATTCTGGAACCAATGCCGGAAAAACTGAGCGCCCTCGGCATTGAGATTGTTGTGAATGAGCGGTATGATGTGCCGTTGACCGATGCGGCGCCGCTGGTGACGAAAGCAAAAGGGGCGGAAGCGGACATCTTCTTCGCCAACGGCTTCTTCCCCGACAGCGTACAGATTGTGAAGGCAATGCGCGCCCTCGACTACAACCCCAAACTGATCGCTCAGGGGGTCGGATCGATCATTCCTGCCTGGGTGCAGGAGTTGGGCGCGGATGGATACTACGTCTTCTCCGGCACCGCTGTCCACCCGTCGTTGCCGTTCGAGGGCATTTCCCGGCTGAATGAGGTTGCCAGGGCGAAATACAATGCGCCGGTTGCGCCGATCTACTTTATCTTCGGCTATGCCTGGATGCAGGCATTGCAACGCGGCGTCGAAGGCGCGCAGACCCTCGATCAGACCGCCATCCGCGACTGGTTGAAGGCAAACCAGATCACCACGGTCGCCGGAACATTCACCTTCGACGAGCGCGGTCTGCCGCCGCCGTACAACTATCTGACCCAGGTGATCGACGGCAAAGTGGAACTGATCTGGCCGCCCGACGTGCGCACAAAAGAACCGATCTATCCCAAACCGGCGTGGGGGCAGTAG
- a CDS encoding GntR family transcriptional regulator — translation MSPRRGVFVIELSIDEFREIYSIREVLEELAIQQALPHMTPAHLDYVSQINARFIQAIQDRAFATALEINQEFHLALYEPAQQPLLIDLISSLSTRSMRYRQIYVNLPNRAQQAIVDHETILAACRNWDVVAAGQAVRSHLRRTLEGVLATLKVSPESDHHPSDCS, via the coding sequence ATTTCACCCCGACGTGGCGTGTTCGTCATCGAGTTGTCGATCGACGAGTTCCGCGAGATCTACAGCATCCGCGAAGTGCTCGAAGAACTGGCGATTCAGCAGGCGCTGCCGCACATGACCCCGGCGCACCTCGACTATGTCAGCCAGATCAACGCACGTTTCATTCAGGCGATCCAGGACCGGGCATTCGCAACGGCGCTGGAGATCAACCAGGAGTTTCACCTCGCGCTGTATGAACCGGCGCAGCAACCGTTGCTGATCGACCTGATTTCAAGCCTGTCGACCCGCTCGATGCGCTACCGGCAGATCTATGTCAATCTGCCCAACCGGGCGCAGCAGGCGATTGTCGATCACGAGACCATCCTCGCCGCCTGCCGCAACTGGGATGTCGTTGCGGCAGGTCAGGCGGTGCGCAGCCATCTCCGCCGCACCCTGGAAGGGGTGCTTGCCACCCTCAAAGTATCGCCCGAATCTGATCACCATCCTTCAGACTGTTCGTAA
- a CDS encoding GntR family transcriptional regulator yields the protein MSSTRANRVSPPTVTQYVIETVRADILSGRYPMNSRLDQQAIAAELGVSIIPVRECLRQLKGWCRFHPDVACSSSSCRSTSSARSTASAKCSKNWRFSRRCRT from the coding sequence ATGTCATCCACACGAGCGAACAGGGTCAGTCCGCCAACCGTCACGCAGTACGTGATCGAAACCGTGCGCGCCGATATTCTGAGTGGACGGTATCCTATGAACTCACGGCTCGATCAGCAGGCAATCGCCGCCGAACTCGGCGTCAGCATCATCCCCGTGCGCGAGTGCCTGCGGCAACTCAAGGGTTGGTGCAGATTTCACCCCGACGTGGCGTGTTCGTCATCGAGTTGTCGATCGACGAGTTCCGCGAGATCTACAGCATCCGCGAAGTGCTCGAAGAACTGGCGATTCAGCAGGCGCTGCCGCACATGA
- a CDS encoding sialidase family protein, giving the protein MARLSRTTRLIVALGALALLGALGLGFTLLRPAEEENPWEFLGPANDDVTSLVFDPTTPTTLYAATWFRGVYKSEDGGTTWRYLRGSGFRGRSLAIASTTPTTLYVYGERGVYKSADGGETWRAVNRGLELGEWNWVSALSIDPTNPRVVFAGTRNGVYKSENGGDTWRKVAGSVTEINALSIDPTNPRVVFAETGTGVYKSDDGGETWGRISTWRANALSIDPANPQVIVAAVSDGVYKSADGGETWHAADGLPGMSVLSLLRAPTGVMYATNARSLYRSADGGATWSEIEVATPVFRSGTLREEVSFGGVSLRLLAVDPTAPATLYAKRTLSLFSGGLWRSSDGGVSWQPAGLGSIILSLAQTPSALYVGTYVGGVYRSDDRGLTWRAASDGLTGFDIFALAVDPTTPTTLYAATDNGVHKSDDSGLTWRAVGLPGQLVQALSVIPTTPTTLYAGVGYGDEPGVYKSTDGGETWRAIGLPGQRILTLAVDPTTPTTLYAGVREGGVQRSDDGGETWRAVGLPGRSVQALAIHPVEPATLYAGTDDRGENALFRSADGGATWSESVRTDSGITAVVIDPNAPATVYAASEMLLRSTDGGATWSREKGSSLFRSPSFLLLVTDPAQPPAIYGASISGVWRLAIEKARWAPYP; this is encoded by the coding sequence ATGGCGCGTCTGTCACGCACAACCCGGCTTATCGTCGCGCTCGGCGCACTGGCGCTGCTCGGCGCGCTGGGACTGGGGTTCACCCTGTTGCGCCCGGCGGAGGAAGAGAATCCCTGGGAGTTTCTCGGTCCGGCCAACGATGACGTGACATCGCTGGTGTTCGACCCGACGACGCCGACCACGCTGTATGCAGCAACCTGGTTCCGCGGCGTATACAAAAGTGAGGACGGTGGCACGACCTGGCGGTATCTTCGCGGGTCAGGCTTCAGAGGAAGATCGCTCGCTATCGCCTCGACGACACCGACCACGCTGTATGTCTATGGCGAGAGAGGCGTGTACAAGAGCGCAGACGGCGGGGAAACCTGGCGCGCGGTCAACCGGGGGTTGGAGTTGGGGGAATGGAATTGGGTGTCTGCGCTGTCCATCGACCCGACGAACCCCCGCGTGGTCTTCGCCGGAACCCGCAATGGCGTGTACAAGAGTGAAAACGGCGGGGACACCTGGCGCAAGGTCGCGGGATCTGTCACAGAGATAAACGCGCTGTCCATCGACCCGACAAACCCCCGCGTGGTCTTCGCCGAAACTGGCACTGGCGTGTACAAGAGTGACGACGGCGGGGAAACCTGGGGCAGGATCAGCACATGGAGAGCGAATGCACTGTCCATTGACCCGGCGAACCCCCAGGTGATCGTCGCCGCAGTCAGTGATGGCGTGTACAAGAGCGCAGACGGCGGGGAAACCTGGCACGCCGCAGACGGTCTGCCAGGAATGAGCGTGTTGAGCCTGTTGCGCGCTCCGACTGGGGTGATGTACGCGACCAATGCGAGGTCCCTTTACCGCAGCGCTGACGGCGGCGCCACCTGGAGCGAGATCGAAGTCGCTACGCCTGTTTTTCGTTCGGGTACGCTTCGCGAAGAGGTTTCTTTCGGTGGGGTTTCACTTCGCCTGCTGGCAGTCGATCCAACCGCACCGGCGACGCTCTACGCCAAGCGCACGCTTAGCCTTTTCAGCGGCGGTCTCTGGCGCAGCAGCGATGGCGGCGTCTCCTGGCAGCCTGCCGGGTTGGGTTCCATCATTCTGAGCCTGGCGCAGACGCCGTCGGCGCTCTACGTGGGAACGTATGTGGGCGGGGTGTACCGCAGCGATGATCGCGGTCTCACCTGGCGCGCCGCCAGCGACGGGCTGACCGGCTTCGATATCTTCGCGCTGGCGGTCGACCCGACCACGCCGACGACCCTGTACGCTGCAACCGATAATGGGGTGCACAAAAGCGATGATAGCGGCCTCACCTGGCGCGCCGTCGGTTTGCCCGGTCAGTTGGTACAGGCGCTGTCCGTGATCCCGACCACGCCGACCACGCTGTATGCGGGCGTCGGCTATGGCGACGAACCCGGCGTGTACAAAAGCACGGACGGCGGGGAAACCTGGCGCGCCATCGGGTTGCCCGGTCAGCGGATCCTGACACTGGCGGTCGATCCGACCACGCCGACCACGCTGTATGCAGGCGTCCGAGAAGGGGGCGTGCAGCGCAGCGACGATGGCGGGGAGACCTGGCGCGCCGTCGGGTTGCCCGGTCGGTCGGTACAGGCGCTGGCGATCCATCCCGTCGAACCTGCAACCCTGTATGCGGGAACAGACGATCGCGGGGAGAACGCGCTCTTCCGCAGCGCCGATGGCGGCGCCACCTGGAGCGAGAGCGTCAGGACGGATTCCGGCATAACTGCCGTGGTCATCGACCCGAACGCGCCAGCGACGGTGTACGCTGCGAGTGAGATGCTTCTCAGAAGTACAGATGGCGGCGCCACCTGGAGCAGGGAGAAGGGTTCTTCGCTATTTCGGAGCCCCTCCTTCCTGCTCCTGGTCACCGACCCGGCGCAACCGCCGGCAATCTACGGCGCGTCCATCAGCGGCGTGTGGCGGCTGGCAATCGAGAAGGCGCGCTGGGCGCCGTATCCGTAA
- a CDS encoding VPS10 domain-containing protein translates to MRPAEEENPWEFLGPADDDVTSLVFDPTTPTTLYAATRFRGVYKSEDGGTTWRYLRGSGFRGRSLAIASTTPTTLYVYGERGVYKSADGGETWRAVNRGLELGEWNWVSALSIDPTNPRVVFAGTDTGVYKSENGGESWRKAEGYFPEINALSIDPTNSQVIVAGTRNGVYKSTDGGETWDRISTWRANALSIDPANPQVIVARTDKGVIRSADGGATWRAADGLPAKKMSSLLRAPTGVMYVSDWEDCSHLYRSTDGGATWNRVDIIEILLASPLDRCPGGAGSKLLLLAVDPNAPATLYASVSFSGLSGLLRSSDGGVSWRPAGLPRTVRSLALTPSSLYAGTSGGGVYRSDDRGLTWRAASEGLTGFDVFELAVDPTTPTTLYAATDNGVHKSDDSGLTWRAVGLSGQRVWTLAVIPTTPTTLYAGVGYGDEPGVYKSTDGGETWRAAGLPGQRVLTLAVDPTTPTTLYAGVREGGVQRSDDGGATWRAVGLPGRSVRALAIHPVEPATLYAGTDDRGQDALFRSADGGATWSESIRTTGIIAVVIDPNAPATVYAANENGEILRSTDGGATWSYYPIWSHYPILTATPLSLLLVTDPAQPPTIYVGTLISGVQRLAIDKARWAPYP, encoded by the coding sequence TTGCGCCCGGCGGAGGAAGAGAATCCCTGGGAGTTTCTCGGTCCGGCCGACGATGACGTGACATCGCTGGTATTTGATCCGACGACGCCGACCACGCTGTATGCAGCAACCCGGTTCCGCGGCGTCTACAAAAGTGAGGATGGCGGCACCACCTGGCGGTATCTTCGCGGGTCAGGCTTCAGAGGAAGATCGCTCGCTATCGCCTCGACGACACCGACCACGCTGTATGTCTATGGCGAGAGAGGCGTGTACAAGAGCGCAGACGGCGGGGAAACCTGGCGCGCGGTCAACCGGGGGTTGGAGTTGGGGGAATGGAATTGGGTGTCTGCGCTGTCCATCGACCCGACGAACCCCCGCGTAGTCTTCGCCGGAACCGACACCGGCGTGTACAAGAGTGAAAACGGCGGGGAAAGCTGGCGCAAGGCCGAGGGATATTTCCCAGAGATAAATGCGCTGTCCATCGACCCGACGAACTCGCAGGTGATCGTCGCTGGAACCCGCAATGGCGTGTACAAGAGTACAGACGGCGGGGAAACCTGGGACAGGATCAGCACATGGAGAGCGAATGCACTGTCCATCGACCCGGCGAACCCCCAGGTGATCGTCGCCAGAACCGACAAAGGCGTGATCAGAAGCGCGGACGGCGGAGCGACCTGGCGCGCCGCAGACGGTCTGCCAGCAAAGAAAATGTCGAGCCTGTTGCGCGCTCCAACCGGAGTGATGTACGTGAGCGATTGGGAAGACTGTTCGCACCTGTACCGTAGCACTGACGGCGGCGCTACCTGGAACAGGGTCGACATTATCGAAATTCTGCTCGCGTCTCCGCTTGATCGCTGTCCGGGGGGCGCGGGGAGTAAGCTTCTCCTGCTGGCGGTCGATCCGAACGCGCCAGCGACGCTCTATGCTTCTGTTTCATTCTCAGGTCTCTCAGGTCTCTTGCGCAGCAGCGATGGCGGCGTCTCCTGGCGACCTGCCGGGTTGCCTCGCACCGTCCGGAGCCTGGCGCTGACACCGTCATCGCTCTATGCGGGCACGAGTGGGGGCGGGGTGTACCGCAGCGATGATCGCGGTCTCACCTGGCGCGCCGCCAGCGAAGGATTGACCGGCTTTGATGTCTTCGAGCTGGCGGTCGACCCGACCACGCCGACGACCCTGTACGCTGCAACCGATAATGGGGTGCACAAAAGCGATGATAGCGGCCTCACCTGGCGCGCCGTCGGGTTGTCCGGTCAGCGGGTTTGGACGCTGGCGGTCATCCCGACCACGCCGACCACGCTGTATGCGGGCGTCGGCTATGGCGACGAACCCGGCGTGTACAAAAGCACGGACGGCGGGGAAACCTGGCGCGCCGCCGGGCTGCCCGGTCAGCGGGTTCTGACACTGGCGGTCGATCCGACCACGCCGACCACGCTGTATGCAGGCGTCCGGGAAGGGGGCGTGCAGCGCAGCGACGATGGCGGCGCGACCTGGCGCGCCGTCGGGTTGCCGGGTCGGTCGGTACGGGCGCTGGCGATCCATCCCGTCGAACCCGCAACCCTGTATGCGGGAACGGACGATCGCGGGCAGGACGCGCTCTTCCGCAGCGCCGATGGCGGCGCCACCTGGAGCGAGAGCATCAGGACGACTGGCATAATTGCCGTGGTCATCGACCCGAACGCGCCAGCGACAGTGTACGCTGCGAATGAGAACGGAGAGATACTCAGAAGTACAGATGGCGGCGCCACCTGGAGCTATTATCCGATATGGAGCCATTATCCGATATTGACTGCGACGCCCCTATCCCTGCTCCTGGTCACCGACCCGGCGCAACCGCCGACCATCTATGTCGGAACGCTCATCAGCGGCGTGCAGCGACTGGCGATTGATAAGGCGCGCTGGGCGCCGTATCCGTAA
- the pruA gene encoding L-glutamate gamma-semialdehyde dehydrogenase gives MDLPPFRNEPYTDFNDPANIAAMEQALAHVRAQFGRTYPLIIDGERIATSETIASVNPARPAEVVGYAASADVALAQRAIETAHRRFAEWRRAPVEQRVDLLLKAAAAMRARRFELNAWIVYEVSKSWSEADADVAEAIDFCEFYAREMLRLSEPQPLYPIPGEDDRLTYIPLGAGVAIPPWNFPLAIMVGLVTAPVVAGNTIVLKPASTAPIIAAKFMEILEECGLPPGVVNYLPGPGSSVGDALVDHPLTRFIGFTGSKEVGLRIFERAAKVHPGQKWLKRTILEMGGKDTIIVDETADLEAAASGIVVSAFGFQGQKCSACSRVVAVEPVYNELLDRVIELTGGLTVGDPAQRGTFMGAVIDARSQEKIRRYIEEGQREGGRLAFSGDAPADGYFVPPTIIADVDPNARIAQEEIFGPVLAFIKARDFDEALAIANNTEYGLTGGVYSRSRERLERARDEFHVGNLYFNRKITGAMVGAHPFGGFNMSGTDSKAGGRDYLLLFLQAKTVAEKL, from the coding sequence ATGGACCTCCCCCCATTCCGAAATGAACCGTACACCGACTTTAACGATCCCGCCAATATCGCTGCCATGGAGCAGGCGCTGGCGCACGTCCGGGCGCAGTTCGGTCGCACCTATCCGCTGATTATCGACGGCGAACGGATCGCCACCAGCGAAACCATAGCATCGGTCAACCCGGCGCGACCTGCCGAAGTGGTCGGGTATGCGGCGAGCGCCGATGTCGCTCTGGCGCAGCGCGCGATCGAGACGGCGCACCGCCGCTTTGCCGAATGGCGTCGTGCGCCGGTCGAGCAGCGTGTCGATCTGTTGTTGAAGGCTGCGGCTGCCATGCGTGCGCGTCGCTTTGAGTTGAATGCCTGGATTGTGTACGAGGTCAGCAAGAGTTGGTCCGAGGCGGACGCCGATGTTGCCGAAGCGATTGACTTTTGCGAATTCTATGCGCGCGAAATGCTGCGCCTGAGCGAGCCGCAGCCGCTCTACCCCATCCCTGGCGAGGATGACCGGCTGACGTATATTCCGCTCGGTGCAGGCGTGGCGATCCCGCCATGGAATTTCCCGCTTGCCATTATGGTTGGTCTGGTGACGGCGCCGGTTGTTGCCGGCAATACGATTGTGCTCAAACCGGCTTCGACCGCGCCGATCATTGCAGCAAAGTTTATGGAAATCCTGGAAGAATGCGGTTTACCGCCCGGCGTGGTCAATTACCTCCCCGGTCCCGGCAGCAGCGTCGGTGATGCGCTGGTCGATCATCCCCTGACGCGCTTCATCGGCTTCACCGGCTCGAAGGAAGTCGGGCTTCGCATCTTTGAGCGTGCGGCAAAGGTGCATCCGGGGCAGAAGTGGCTTAAGCGCACCATTCTTGAGATGGGTGGCAAGGATACGATCATCGTGGACGAAACTGCGGACCTGGAGGCGGCGGCTTCGGGGATTGTCGTCTCCGCGTTCGGTTTCCAGGGGCAGAAGTGCTCGGCGTGCTCGCGGGTCGTTGCCGTCGAACCGGTCTACAATGAGTTGCTCGACCGGGTGATCGAGTTGACCGGTGGGTTGACGGTCGGCGATCCGGCACAGCGCGGGACGTTCATGGGTGCAGTGATCGATGCACGTTCGCAGGAGAAGATTCGCCGGTATATCGAGGAAGGGCAGCGTGAAGGCGGTCGGCTGGCGTTCAGCGGTGACGCGCCCGCTGATGGCTATTTCGTGCCGCCGACGATCATCGCCGATGTGGACCCCAATGCGCGTATCGCCCAGGAGGAGATTTTCGGTCCGGTGCTGGCGTTCATCAAAGCGCGCGACTTCGATGAGGCGCTGGCGATTGCGAACAATACCGAGTATGGTCTCACCGGCGGCGTCTATTCCCGTTCGCGGGAACGGTTGGAGCGCGCCCGCGATGAGTTCCATGTTGGCAACCTGTACTTCAACCGCAAGATCACCGGCGCAATGGTCGGCGCCCATCCGTTCGGCGGTTTCAATATGTCCGGCACCGACTCGAAAGCCGGCGGGCGGGATTATCTGCTGCTCTTCCTGCAAGCCAAGACGGTCGCCGAGAAGTTGTGA
- a CDS encoding carboxypeptidase M32, which produces MHIPPQLTELKTRLHEIYDLEMAAALLNWDQTTYMPPGGATARGRQLATLGRIAHEKRTDAQIGRLLDALRPYEESLPPDSPDAALIRVARRDYERATRIPAAFTAELYQHMAVSYDVWSRARPANDIAAVLPYLERTLDLSRRFAEFFPGYDHIADPLIDMADYGMRTATIKQVFAGLRQGLLPLVEQVTAQPPVDDSCLRQFFPEAQQLAFGVEVITALGYDFTRGRQDKTLHPFMTKFSLNDVRITTRFDEYDLGSALFSTIHEAGHAMYEQGIALEFEGTPLASGTSAGMHESQSRLWENIVGRSLPFWEHFYPRLQATFPDQLGHVSLETFYRAINKVQRSLIRTEADEVTYNLHVILRFDLELALLEGTLAVRDLPEAWHERYRSDLGVTPPDDRDGVLQDVHWYGGLIGGAFQGYTLGNIMSAQLYEAALRDHPDIPQQIGRGEFGTLREWMREHVYRYGRALDADDILRRATGRSLDVQPYLAYLWRKYGEIYGIAYIPFHQVVA; this is translated from the coding sequence ATGCATATACCTCCGCAACTAACCGAACTCAAGACGCGTCTCCACGAAATCTACGATCTGGAAATGGCTGCCGCGCTGCTGAACTGGGACCAGACGACCTACATGCCGCCAGGTGGCGCGACTGCGCGTGGACGTCAACTGGCAACCCTGGGACGGATCGCGCACGAGAAGCGAACTGACGCGCAGATCGGGCGTTTGCTCGATGCGTTGCGCCCCTATGAAGAGTCGCTCCCGCCCGATTCGCCCGATGCGGCGCTCATTCGGGTTGCACGGCGCGACTATGAGCGCGCGACCCGGATTCCTGCCGCATTCACGGCTGAACTGTACCAGCACATGGCTGTCAGTTACGATGTCTGGTCGCGCGCCCGACCGGCGAATGATATTGCGGCGGTGCTGCCCTACCTGGAACGCACGCTCGATCTCAGTCGGCGCTTCGCGGAATTCTTTCCAGGCTACGACCATATCGCCGATCCGCTGATCGATATGGCGGATTATGGCATGCGCACTGCGACGATCAAACAGGTTTTTGCCGGACTCCGTCAGGGATTGTTGCCGCTGGTCGAGCAGGTGACCGCTCAACCGCCTGTCGATGATTCATGCCTGCGCCAGTTCTTTCCCGAAGCGCAACAACTGGCATTCGGCGTTGAGGTCATTACCGCCCTGGGGTACGACTTCACCCGTGGACGACAGGATAAGACGCTGCATCCGTTCATGACCAAATTCTCGCTGAACGATGTGCGGATCACGACCCGCTTCGATGAGTACGATCTCGGATCGGCGCTGTTCAGCACCATTCACGAAGCAGGGCACGCGATGTACGAGCAGGGGATCGCGCTCGAATTCGAGGGTACGCCCCTCGCTTCCGGCACATCTGCCGGGATGCACGAAAGTCAGTCGCGCCTGTGGGAGAATATCGTCGGGCGCAGCCTGCCGTTCTGGGAGCACTTCTATCCGCGTCTCCAGGCGACATTCCCCGACCAGTTGGGGCACGTGTCGCTTGAAACATTCTACCGCGCCATCAATAAAGTGCAGCGTTCGCTCATTCGCACCGAAGCGGACGAAGTCACCTACAACCTGCACGTCATTCTGCGCTTCGACCTGGAACTGGCGCTGCTGGAAGGAACGCTCGCTGTGCGCGACCTGCCCGAAGCCTGGCACGAACGCTATCGCAGCGATCTGGGTGTGACGCCGCCGGATGACCGCGACGGGGTGTTGCAGGATGTTCACTGGTACGGCGGTCTGATTGGCGGGGCATTCCAGGGGTATACCCTGGGGAATATCATGAGTGCGCAATTGTATGAAGCGGCATTGCGTGACCATCCCGACATCCCGCAGCAGATCGGGCGCGGTGAGTTCGGTACGCTGCGTGAATGGATGCGCGAACACGTCTACCGCTATGGGCGCGCTCTCGACGCTGATGACATCCTGCGCCGCGCGACCGGCAGGTCGCTCGATGTGCAGCCGTACCTGGCGTATCTGTGGCGCAAATATGGCGAGATATACGGCATCGCGTACATTCCCTTCCATCAGGTGGTCGCATAG
- a CDS encoding expansin EXLX1 family cellulose-binding protein, with protein MPVRILVFACAWLLIVGGIPVVGAQNGAYTVYLPLVIRDATYRTGEGTYYNADGTGNCSFDPSPEDLMVAAMNHADYDNAALCGTFIEVIGPKGRVVVRIVDRCPECARGDVDMSPQAFARIADLSAGRVPIRWRIVSPALTGPIAYRFKEGSSQWWTAVQIRNHRNPVARFEYLRSDGQWQTVPRVMDNYFVASSGMGPGPYTFRVTDVYGNVLTDTGVPLIEGGVINGAAQFPPAP; from the coding sequence ATGCCCGTTCGCATTCTTGTTTTTGCCTGCGCATGGCTGCTGATCGTAGGCGGCATTCCGGTCGTCGGAGCGCAGAACGGCGCCTATACCGTCTACCTGCCGCTCGTTATCCGTGACGCGACCTATCGTACCGGCGAAGGAACGTACTACAACGCCGATGGTACGGGGAATTGCTCCTTCGATCCATCGCCAGAAGACCTGATGGTCGCGGCGATGAACCATGCCGACTACGACAATGCGGCGCTGTGTGGCACCTTTATTGAAGTCATTGGTCCGAAGGGCAGGGTCGTGGTGCGCATTGTTGATCGGTGCCCTGAATGCGCACGCGGCGATGTCGATATGAGTCCCCAGGCGTTCGCGCGCATCGCCGATCTCTCCGCCGGGCGCGTTCCGATTCGCTGGCGCATCGTGAGTCCGGCGTTGACAGGACCAATCGCCTATCGTTTCAAAGAAGGCAGCAGTCAATGGTGGACGGCGGTGCAGATCCGCAATCACCGCAATCCGGTCGCCCGGTTCGAGTATCTGCGTTCGGATGGTCAATGGCAGACCGTGCCGCGCGTGATGGACAACTACTTCGTGGCGAGTAGCGGCATGGGACCGGGACCTTACACCTTTCGCGTGACCGACGTGTACGGCAATGTTCTGACCGACACGGGCGTTCCACTGATCGAAGGCGGGGTGATCAACGGCGCTGCACAGTTTCCGCCTGCGCCGTGA